The following are encoded together in the Physeter macrocephalus isolate SW-GA unplaced genomic scaffold, ASM283717v5 random_1187, whole genome shotgun sequence genome:
- the GLUL gene encoding glutamine synthetase isoform X2, with translation MATSASSHLNKGIKQVYMSLPQGEKVQAMYIWIDGTGEGLRCKTRTLDCEPKCIEELPEWNFDGSSTFQSEGSNSDMYLVPAAMFRDPFRKDPNKLVFCEVFKYNRKPAETNLRHTCKRIMDMVSNQRPWFGMEQEYTLMGTDGHPFGWPSNGFPGPQGPYYCGVGADKAYGRDIVEAHYRACLYAGIKIGGTNAEVMPAQWEFQIGPCEGIDMGDHLWVARFILHRVCEDFGVIATFDPKPIPGNWNGAGCHTNFSTKAMREENGLKYIEEAIEKLSKRHQYHIRAYDPKGGLDNARRLTGFHETSNINDFSAGVANRGASIRIPRTVGQEQKGYFEDRRPSANCDPFAVTEALIRTCLLNETGDEPFQYKN, from the exons ATGGCCACCTCAGCGAGCTCCCACTTGAACAAAGGCATCAAGCAGGTGTACATGTCCCTGCCTCAGGGTGAGAAAGTCCAAGCTATGTATATCTGGATTGATGGTACTGGAGAAGGACTGCGCTGCAAGACCCGGACCCTGGACTGTGAGCCCAAGTGTATAGAAG AGTTGCCGGAGTGGAATTTTGATGGCTCTAGTACTTTTCAATCCGAAGGCTCCAACAGTGACATGTATCTCGTCCCTGCTGCCATGTTTCGGGACCCTTTCCGCAAGGACCCCAACAAGCTGGTGTTCTGTGAAGTCTTCAAGTACAACCGAAAGCCTGCAG AGACCAATTTAAGGCACACCTGTAAACGGATAATGGACATGGTGAGCAACCAGCGCCCCTGGTTTGGAATGGAGCAGGAATATACTCTCATGGGCACAGATGGGCATCCCTTTGGTTGGCCTTCCAACGGCTTCCCTGGGCCCCAAG GTCCCTACTACTGTGGTGTGGGAGCAGACAAAGCCTATGGCAGGGATATCGTGGAGGCTCACTACCGGGCCTGCTTGTATGCCGGCATCAAGATCGGGGGCACGAATGCCGAGGTCATGCCTGCCCAG TGGGAATTCCAGATAGGGCCCTGTGAAGGAATCGACATGGGAGATCATCTCTGGGTGGCCCGCTTCATCTTGCATCGTGTATGTGAAGACTTCGGAGTGATTGCCACCTTTGATCCTAAGCCCATTCCTGGGAACTGGAATGGTGCCGGCTGCCACACCAACTTCAGTACCAAGGCCATGCGAGAGGAGAATGGTCTGAA GTACATCGAGGAGGCCATCGAGAAACTAAGCAAGCGACACCAGTACCACATCCGAGCCTACGATCCCAAGGGGGGCCTGGACAACGCCCGGCGCCTAACCGGATTCCACGAAACCTCCAACATCAACGACTTCTCTGCTGGTGTGGCCAACCGTGGCGCTAGCATCCGCATTCCCCGGACTGTCGGCCAGGAGCAGAAGGGTTACTTCGAGGACCGCCGCCCCTCTGCCAACTGTGACCCCTTTGCGGTGACAGAAGCCCTCATCCGCACGTGTCTTCTCAACGAAACTGGCGACGAGCCCTTCCAGTACAAAAACTAA
- the GLUL gene encoding glutamine synthetase isoform X1: MWLGTPSTMATSASSHLNKGIKQVYMSLPQGEKVQAMYIWIDGTGEGLRCKTRTLDCEPKCIEELPEWNFDGSSTFQSEGSNSDMYLVPAAMFRDPFRKDPNKLVFCEVFKYNRKPAETNLRHTCKRIMDMVSNQRPWFGMEQEYTLMGTDGHPFGWPSNGFPGPQGPYYCGVGADKAYGRDIVEAHYRACLYAGIKIGGTNAEVMPAQWEFQIGPCEGIDMGDHLWVARFILHRVCEDFGVIATFDPKPIPGNWNGAGCHTNFSTKAMREENGLKYIEEAIEKLSKRHQYHIRAYDPKGGLDNARRLTGFHETSNINDFSAGVANRGASIRIPRTVGQEQKGYFEDRRPSANCDPFAVTEALIRTCLLNETGDEPFQYKN, from the exons ATGTGGCTGGG AACACCTTCCACCATGGCCACCTCAGCGAGCTCCCACTTGAACAAAGGCATCAAGCAGGTGTACATGTCCCTGCCTCAGGGTGAGAAAGTCCAAGCTATGTATATCTGGATTGATGGTACTGGAGAAGGACTGCGCTGCAAGACCCGGACCCTGGACTGTGAGCCCAAGTGTATAGAAG AGTTGCCGGAGTGGAATTTTGATGGCTCTAGTACTTTTCAATCCGAAGGCTCCAACAGTGACATGTATCTCGTCCCTGCTGCCATGTTTCGGGACCCTTTCCGCAAGGACCCCAACAAGCTGGTGTTCTGTGAAGTCTTCAAGTACAACCGAAAGCCTGCAG AGACCAATTTAAGGCACACCTGTAAACGGATAATGGACATGGTGAGCAACCAGCGCCCCTGGTTTGGAATGGAGCAGGAATATACTCTCATGGGCACAGATGGGCATCCCTTTGGTTGGCCTTCCAACGGCTTCCCTGGGCCCCAAG GTCCCTACTACTGTGGTGTGGGAGCAGACAAAGCCTATGGCAGGGATATCGTGGAGGCTCACTACCGGGCCTGCTTGTATGCCGGCATCAAGATCGGGGGCACGAATGCCGAGGTCATGCCTGCCCAG TGGGAATTCCAGATAGGGCCCTGTGAAGGAATCGACATGGGAGATCATCTCTGGGTGGCCCGCTTCATCTTGCATCGTGTATGTGAAGACTTCGGAGTGATTGCCACCTTTGATCCTAAGCCCATTCCTGGGAACTGGAATGGTGCCGGCTGCCACACCAACTTCAGTACCAAGGCCATGCGAGAGGAGAATGGTCTGAA GTACATCGAGGAGGCCATCGAGAAACTAAGCAAGCGACACCAGTACCACATCCGAGCCTACGATCCCAAGGGGGGCCTGGACAACGCCCGGCGCCTAACCGGATTCCACGAAACCTCCAACATCAACGACTTCTCTGCTGGTGTGGCCAACCGTGGCGCTAGCATCCGCATTCCCCGGACTGTCGGCCAGGAGCAGAAGGGTTACTTCGAGGACCGCCGCCCCTCTGCCAACTGTGACCCCTTTGCGGTGACAGAAGCCCTCATCCGCACGTGTCTTCTCAACGAAACTGGCGACGAGCCCTTCCAGTACAAAAACTAA